The Pseudomonas sp. HOU2 DNA window GCATCCGCAGAGTAGAGCGATCACCAGAACATAAAAAGCCTGCGATGCTGCAGGCTTCTGATCTGATGGTTATTCGGTCCTACAAAAAACGGGATGTCACGAGGGCCCCAAATGAAATAATTCAGACTCGCGTTGGTCGTGAAAAAGTTCTAAAATTCTAAAAAATTTGCAACTCTGGATTTAAAGCTTTACAAGATGCTTTAACAATGAACTCACTTACATATCCCTCAAGGATGACGAGCGCAGCGATGGACGATACAACCAACGATAGCCAAAAACCAACAGATCGCGTACATGGCCCGCGAACCAAGCGCATAAAAAGCTATTGGGAGCCAATATACGACCCAAAATTTAAAGGTACGACTAGCGTTTTTCTGTGGGATACGCGAAAGACAACCGGGGTTAAAGCAGCGCTTTGTAAATCTGAAACTCTTAAAAAATTGCTATCAACAGTTGGAGCCAGAGGCTGGACGATTAAATCTTATGGATTTACCGATTGCGACTTTATCGGACACTTCGACCCAGGACTTGCATTTAACAGCTGTAACTTTGAAAACTGCGACCTAGGCTCAACTACTTGGAGAGGAACCAAGTTTACCAACTGCACATTCAAAAAATGTTCATTTACACTAGCCACATTTGAACAATGCCAATTCAATAGTTGCAGCTGGACTAACTCAGGACTCTCAGGAACAGAAACCAAACTCTTTGACACTGTGGTGGGAAATCCCGAAAACTTCATCAACTCTGGATACACTAACTCAGACATTAACGTCCTTAGTCAAAATGGCAGCACAACACCTGCCTATCAACTAATGCGACTCGAAGAAACAAAAATGAAACTGGCTCGCGCAGTTCTTTCAAACAACGAAAGAAATGCCGAGGACTCCGTCTATTACGAGTCCGTGAAAGTTTATCTTCTTCAAGCGCTCAAAGCAAAACAACAACAACTACTACATCAATACAGCAACAAACAGAACAGAATTCGCAGCGCAGGAAGTATATTGCTATGCAAACTTGAAGAGTTTGTAATTGGCGTTTCTGGCATGCTGAATGGCTGGGGAGGAAATCTCGCCCGAGCAACTTTCATCGGAATAGTACTGATGGCGATATTCGCTGTAGCCTACTTCACATTAGGGCGACAAGAGACGACTCCACTCACATGGAAATTAGCACTGATAAAATCTTTTGACATCACGCTACTTGTAGGCTACACAAAACACGCCACTGCGGCCCTAGGTTGGAAAACTCAAGCTTTATATGGTGCCAACGCGCTGCTAGGACTCTGGTGGTATGCAATATTCGTCCCCACAGTAATCAATCGAATTTGCAGGGTACGCTAATGGCGATTTTGGCACTAGCACTATATGGAAGCCGTGCTCGCGGCGATAGCAATGAACATTCTGACATTGATTTCTTTGCAATCACCGATGATAGCGACTATAAAATGATGGTTACCGGAAATACTAACATTGCTTGCTACCCACTAAGTTTAGCCGTAGAAAGAGCTAAAGATGGAGATTTGTTTATATTGCACATATGCCTGGAGGCAAAAGAATTATACAGCACCAACTCTGAGCTTTCGGACCTGCGAGATTTATTCCAATATAAAAACGATTATGAGCGTGAAATATCCATGGCATCGGATCTCGCATGGTTTCTGGTTGAGTCAGGGTCAAACTTTCGAAATTTCACGCTCCTAAATAAACGAATAGCTTGGTGCGTTCGCACTATCTTGATAGCAAAATCTGCCGAAGCTAGATCGGCGGTATTCTCCTCTCTAGAGCTAGCTAAGCTTTCAGGCACTCCTCGAACAGCGAAGCTGATACAAGGAAAAAACGAAACCGTCTTCCGACCCGAACTAATACGAGAGCTAGTCTTATTCTTGCAATCTTTTGGAAAACCAAAGCCAAACTTATCGGGTACGAGCAAGATCGATGACTATGCTTGGCTCTTCACACAATCAAAAAACATCATGGGACTAAAAACCTTACAGTCAGTTCAGGGAGATGCAACTTCAGAAAATTACACATAAACCAGAAGACTAAAAACTGAAGATGCGAGATATCGCAACTTAGACATCACCATATTCAGAAGCAGCGAGCTACATTAGACGCACACACAAATCGAATTTTCAGTACAAGGATGCAACCTCACCAACTTGCTGCCCCAAAAGCCACCTTAACCGCACTAACAATAGATATCCCAATACCAAAAATAAAAAACTCACGCAGTTAATTTCGGAACTTTTAACGACATCACCATCCTATTGAAACCGCCAATCTAAATCCTTATCTCAAGGCAGAGCGAACAATGCATACACATCAACACCTAGAGGAATTCTGGAACTTATTTTTACGTGAAGCTTTCAATACTGATTTTGGCGGGCCTGAATTAATATTTCGTGGCATAACAAACAAAGACCACTCACTAATCCCATCTATCGGGCGCCACAGACGCGAATATACGGACAACAATATTTCGACGCTGGAAGACACGCTCATGACAGAGTTCAAGAGGCTTTCGATACCTGAACTAGACACACCACCAAATAATGATTTCGAATGGATGTTTCTTGCTCAGCACTATGGACTGCCGACTCGACTCCTTGATTGGTCAACAAATCCACTTGTCGCGTTATTCTTCGCGGTAGAAAAAGACGACGACACAGACGGAGCCATATACATAACCCCGAGAGCTGTAACAGACCAATACGAACTCTTTGACTTTAGGACTGCCAATTACACAACCGAACACAAGAAAGCCCCAGCTAGCCTATTTGCAATTCAACCGAATCAAGGGACAGTTATTTTCGTGCGACCCAAGTACAAAGACCGTAGATATCAAAACCAAAAATCAGTTTTCTCATGCCCTCAAGACCCTTATACACCATTAGAAATAGAAAACATGATTAAGATTAATTTTGATAAAAACCTTAAACCACAACTCAGAGAAAGACTCAAAAAAATGGGAGTTTCGACTTCTTTCATCTACCCTGGACTTGCAGGAATCGCGTCAGAGGTTAAAAGCCTTAACTACGACCCTGTACATTCTGGAAAGCACCAAATAGTGACAATGACATGCCATATCGACTTGAGCGCCCTACAACAATCCAAACAAGACCTCCACGACTGACCCATATCACCTCCTTAAAACTAAAGCCATGCATAACTTTATTCTTGGGGAGAAACGAGATTTTTAAACCCTCAATTACTAAAAGTGACACTTAAAAAGTCGGAATCTGAGCGATACCGACTTATCGTTATTTATAGTAGGCAATTTAAATTAAAGCATTCGACATCTCAGATATCAAAAATTCGCCGGCGTATTCGCACTTATAATCTCAGCCTCATCCGCCCCGATATTCCGGAACTTATGCGGCAGCGTGGTCGGGAAGTAATACCCATCACCGGCATTCAACACGCTCACCTGGCCATCCACGGTCAACTCCACTGTGCCACGGGTTACCAACCCACACTCCTCGCCTTCCGCATGCACAATCGGCTCTTCCCCGGAACTCGCACCCGGCGCGTATTGCTCGCGCAGCAGGCGCATCTGGCGGCTGGGCACTGAGGCGCCGATCAGCAGCAGGCGCAAGCCGTGGCGGCCCAGATCGGGTTGTTCGTTGGCGCGGAAGACGTATTGGTGTTCGCGCGGGGGCTGGTCGAAGGTGAAGAAGTCGGCCAGGGACATCGGGATGCCTTCGAGCAGCTTTTTCAGCGAGCTGACGGAGGGGCTGACGCGATTCTGTTCGATCAGGGAGATGGTGGCATTGGTCACGCCGCTACGCCGGGCCAGCTCGCGCTGGGAGAGTTTGTAGCTTTCGCGTACTAGTTTGAGTCGAGAACCCGTATCCATGACAGCCTTATGTGAGAACGACTTAAGGGCGATGGGGGTGGGTGGCGGGTGACGCGCCGAGGGCGCGGATCACGTTGCTCCCGTGTCCCGGAACCGTGAAAGGCGGCTATTAAATCACGTTTGCCGGTGTTGCTCAGCAGGTTCGATGGACGGTGCAGCAAAAGTCCTTGTTTCCTTGGTAATACAGTCACTGTGGGAGCGAGCCTGCTCGCGAAAGCGGTGTGTCAGACGACAGGGAGGTTGGCTGATATGGCCTCTTCGCGAGCAGGCTCGCTCCCACAGTTGGATCTCTTTTGCGTCAGTTGGCTGGTGATGTTTGTCAGGCCGTCATCGCTGGCAAGCCAGCTCCCACAGGGTTTGCAGTGTTTCTGAGGGAGTGTTGGTGCCTGTACTGGCGCCATCGCGAGCAGGCTCACTCCTACAGTGGGCACGTTGGTGTTTCAGGTAAAAAACCGGCGGGGTCTTGGGGACCGCCGCCGGGGAGGTAACCTAGATGCCGAAACGGTCGCGCAACGAGTAATAGACGGCGCCGAGGGCGGTCAATGGGGCGGAGAAGGTGCGGCCGCCGATCATTGGCATGTGTGGCAGGGAGGCGAAGGCGTCGAAGCGTTCGGCGTCGCCGCGGATCATTTCCGAGATCAGTTTGCCGGCCAGGTGCGAGCAGGTGACGCCGTGGCCGCTGTAGCCCTGCATGTAGTAGGCGTTTTTCTCGATGCGGCCGAATTGCGGCATGCGTGACATGGTCAGCAGGAAGTTGCCGGTCCAGCGGTAGTCGATTTTCACGTCCTTGAGCTGCGGGAAGGTCTTGAGGATCTTCGGCCGGATCAGCTGTTCGATGTCGTCCGGTTCCCGCGCGCCGTAGACCACGCCGCCGCCGTACAGCAGACGGTTGTCGGCCGTCAGACGGTAGTAATCCAGCAGATAGTTGCAGTCTTCGACGCAGTAGTTGTTGGTGATCAGGCTGCGCGCCTGCTTCTCGGTCAGCGGTTCGGTAACGACAATCTGCGAGCCGCACGGCATGCTTTTCGCGGTTACGCGGTTGTCCAGACCTTGTGGCAGGTAGGCGTTGCCGGCGATCAGCAGGTACTTGGCGCGCACCTGGCCTTTGGCGGTGCGCACCACGTTCGGCTCGCCGTATTTTATTTCCACGGCAGCGGACTGCTCGTAGATCTTGCCGCCCAGACGCACGATGGCTGCCGCTTCACCGAGGGCCAGGTTCAGCGGATGCACGTGGCCGCCCTGCAAGTCCAGCAGGCCGCCAACGTAGGCATCGGAGCCGACCTCGCGACGGATGTCAGCGGCATCGAGCATCTTCAGGTTCTTGTTGCCGTAACGTTCCCAACTGCGCTTCTGCTCGGCCAGGCCGTTGAGTTGTTTCTTGTTCATCGCCGCGAAGATCCCGCCCGGGCGGTAGTCGCATTTGATGTCGTATTCCTTGATCCGCGAACGGATGATGTCGGCGCCTTCGAAGATCATGCTGCCGAGGATTTCCGCCGTCTTGTCACCGTAGCGCTCTTCGATCACATCGACGTCGCGGCTGTAGGAGTTGACCAGTTGCCCACCGTTGCGACCGCTGGCGCCGTAGCCGACTTTCGCCGCTTCGAGCACCGTCACTTTATAGCCCGCTTCGGTGAGGAACAGCGCCGAAGAAAGGCCGGTGTAACCAGCGCCGATGATGCAGACATCACACTCGACCGACTCTTCAAGGGTCGAGAAGTCGATGACTTCGTTGCGGGTGGCGGCGTAGTAGCTGTTGACGTGTTGTTGCTTCATTTTATTGTTCTCCGAGGGTCGCTCATCAGAAGCGACCACCGCTGTAGAAAATCAGAGCTTGATCCAGGTCGCTTTCAGCTCGGTGTACTTGTCGAACGCGTGCAGCGATTTGTCGCGGCCATTGCCCGATTGCTTGAAGCCACCGAACGGTGCCGTCATGTCGCCGCCGTCGTACTGGTTGACCCAGACACTGCCGGCCCGCAGGCCACGGGCGAAGGTGTGCGCCTTGCTCAGGTTGCTGGTCCAGACGCCGGCGGCAAGGCCGAAGATGCTGTCGTTGGCGATCTGCAGCGCTTCTTCAACGGTGTCGAAGGTGATCAGCGACAGCACCGGGCCGAAGATTTCTTCCTTGGCGATGGTCATGGCGTTGGTCACGCCGTCGAAAATCGTCGGCTCGATGTAAGTGCCGCCGGTTTCTTCGAGGGTGCGTCGACCACCGGCGATCAGCTCGGCGCCCTGCTCGCGGCCGATGCTGATGTAGCGCAGCACGTTGTCCAGTTGCCGCTGATCGACGACGGCGCCGACGGTGGTGGCCGGGTCAAGCGCGTGCCCCGGTTTCCACGCTTGCAGCGCCTCCACCAGCAGCGGGATAAATTGCTCGCGGATCGAACGTTCCACCAGCAAGCGCGAACCGGCGGTGCACACTTCGCCCTGGTTGAAGGCAATGGCGCCCGCCGCAGCTTGTGCTGCCGCGCGCAAGTCCGGGGCGTCGGCAAACACCACGTTCGGGCTCTTGCCCCCAGCTTCGAGCCAGACGCGTTTCATGTTGCTTTGGCCGGCATAAATCATCAGTTGCTTGGCAATCGCCGTGGAGCCGGTGAAGGCCAGCACGTCGACGTCCATGTGCAGCGCCAGCGCCTTGCCGACGGTATGGCCGAAGCCCGGCAGCACGTTGAACACGCCTTTCGGAATGCCCGCGTCCAGCGCCAGCTGGGCGATGCGGATCGCGGTCAGCGGCGACTTTTCCGAAGGCTTGAGGATGAACGAGTTGCCCGCCGCCAGCGCCGGGGCGAATTTCCAGCTGGCCATGATCAGCGGGAAGTTCCACGGCACGATCGCAGCGACTACGCCGGATGGCTCGCGGGTCACCAGACCGAGCTGGTCGTGCGGGGTGGCGGCAACTTCGTCGTAGATCTTGTCGATGGCCTCGGCGCTCCAGCGGATCGCATTGGCGGTCGCCGGGATGTCGATGCTCATCGAGTCGCTGATCGGTTTGCCCATGTCGAGGGTTTCCAGCAGCGCCAGTTCTTCCTGGTGTTGCAGGATCAGATCGGCGAAGCGGATCAGAATGCGTTTGCGCTCGGCCGGGGCTTTGTTGGCCCACACGCCGGAGTTGAACGACTGGCGTGCGGCTTCGACGGCGAGGTTGGCGTCGGCTTCATCGGTGCTGGCCACGGAGGCGAGGAAACGGCCATCGACGGGGCTCAGGCACTCGAAGGTATCGCCACTGATCGCCGGGCGGTATTCACCGTTGATGAACGCGCGGGATTCGATTGTCAGGGACTGGAAGCGTTGTTCCCAGTCGTTGCGGGTGGTGGTCATGGTTGTGGCTCGACAAGGGGGAATTGGGGTGTCGTGTCTGGCTTGAGATAGCTGCCCTCACCCTAGCCCTCTCCCAGAGGTAGAGGGAACCGACCGAGTTGTCTCGGGAGTTGCGCCGACCTGAATGACCGAGTCGATTATGGATTCGGTAAAGCAGGTTCAGGTCGCAGGATTTCGCAAGCATCGCCGGGTCAGTCCCCTCTCCCTCCGGGAGAGGGTTAGGGTGAGGGGCCTTGGCTTTTGCGGGCCGAAACCATCACACCGTATGCAGATACCAGTTGTACTCAAGGTCGGAGATCGAGTTCTCGAACTCGGCCAGCTCGCTTTCCTTGCACGCGACGAACACGTCGATGTACATCGGGTCGATGTACTTGGCCATGACTTCGCTGTCGTCCAGCTCGCGCAATGCATCACGCAGGTTGTTCGGCAGGCTCTGTTCGTTCTGCTCGTAGCTGTTGCCTTCAACCGGCGCGCCCGGCTCGATCTGGTTGGTCAGGCCGTGGTGGATACCGGCCAGCACCGAAGCCATCAGCAGGTACGGGTTGGCGTCGGCACCGGCCACGCGATGTTCGATGCGCACGGCGTCGGCCGACCCGGTCGGCACACGGACTGCAACCGTGCGGTTGTCGATGCCCCAGCTCGGCGAGTTCGGCACGTAGAACTGCGCGCCGAAGCGACGGTACGAGTTGACGTTCGGGCAGAGAAAAGCCATTTGCGCAGGCAGGGTCTCCAGCACACCGCCGATCGCGTGTCGCAGCGCGGCGTTCTGCTCGGGATCCTCGCTGGCGAAGATGTTGTTGCCTTCTTTGTCCAGGATCGAAATGTGTACGTGCAGACCGTTGCCCGCCTGACCCGGATACGGCTTGGCCATGAAGGTGGTGTCCATCTCGTGGTCGTAGGCGATGTTCTTCACCAGACGCTTGAGCAGCACCGCGTAATCGCAGGCCTTGATCGGGTCGGAGACGTGATGCAGGTTGACTTCGAACTGCGCCGGGGCGCTTTCCTTGACGATCGCGTCAGCCGGGATGCCCTGCTCTTTCGCGCCTTCGAGGATGTCTTGCAGGCAGTCGACGTATTCGTCG harbors:
- a CDS encoding nucleotidyltransferase domain-containing protein, with the protein product MAILALALYGSRARGDSNEHSDIDFFAITDDSDYKMMVTGNTNIACYPLSLAVERAKDGDLFILHICLEAKELYSTNSELSDLRDLFQYKNDYEREISMASDLAWFLVESGSNFRNFTLLNKRIAWCVRTILIAKSAEARSAVFSSLELAKLSGTPRTAKLIQGKNETVFRPELIRELVLFLQSFGKPKPNLSGTSKIDDYAWLFTQSKNIMGLKTLQSVQGDATSENYT
- a CDS encoding cupin domain-containing protein produces the protein MDTGSRLKLVRESYKLSQRELARRSGVTNATISLIEQNRVSPSVSSLKKLLEGIPMSLADFFTFDQPPREHQYVFRANEQPDLGRHGLRLLLIGASVPSRQMRLLREQYAPGASSGEEPIVHAEGEECGLVTRGTVELTVDGQVSVLNAGDGYYFPTTLPHKFRNIGADEAEIISANTPANF
- a CDS encoding FRG domain-containing protein, producing MHTHQHLEEFWNLFLREAFNTDFGGPELIFRGITNKDHSLIPSIGRHRREYTDNNISTLEDTLMTEFKRLSIPELDTPPNNDFEWMFLAQHYGLPTRLLDWSTNPLVALFFAVEKDDDTDGAIYITPRAVTDQYELFDFRTANYTTEHKKAPASLFAIQPNQGTVIFVRPKYKDRRYQNQKSVFSCPQDPYTPLEIENMIKINFDKNLKPQLRERLKKMGVSTSFIYPGLAGIASEVKSLNYDPVHSGKHQIVTMTCHIDLSALQQSKQDLHD
- a CDS encoding glutamine synthetase family protein, coding for MSVPLRAVQLNEANAFLKKHPEVLYVDLLIADMNGVVRGKRIERTSLHKVYEKGINLPASLFALDINGSTVESTGLGLDIGDADRICYPIPGTLSIEPWQKRPTAQLLMTMHEIEGEPFFADPREVLANVVRKFDELGLTICAAFELEFYLIDQDNVNGRPQSPRSPVSGKRPVSTQVYLIDDLDEYVDCLQDILEGAKEQGIPADAIVKESAPAQFEVNLHHVSDPIKACDYAVLLKRLVKNIAYDHEMDTTFMAKPYPGQAGNGLHVHISILDKEGNNIFASEDPEQNAALRHAIGGVLETLPAQMAFLCPNVNSYRRFGAQFYVPNSPSWGIDNRTVAVRVPTGSADAVRIEHRVAGADANPYLLMASVLAGIHHGLTNQIEPGAPVEGNSYEQNEQSLPNNLRDALRELDDSEVMAKYIDPMYIDVFVACKESELAEFENSISDLEYNWYLHTV
- a CDS encoding pentapeptide repeat-containing protein — encoded protein: MDDTTNDSQKPTDRVHGPRTKRIKSYWEPIYDPKFKGTTSVFLWDTRKTTGVKAALCKSETLKKLLSTVGARGWTIKSYGFTDCDFIGHFDPGLAFNSCNFENCDLGSTTWRGTKFTNCTFKKCSFTLATFEQCQFNSCSWTNSGLSGTETKLFDTVVGNPENFINSGYTNSDINVLSQNGSTTPAYQLMRLEETKMKLARAVLSNNERNAEDSVYYESVKVYLLQALKAKQQQLLHQYSNKQNRIRSAGSILLCKLEEFVIGVSGMLNGWGGNLARATFIGIVLMAIFAVAYFTLGRQETTPLTWKLALIKSFDITLLVGYTKHATAALGWKTQALYGANALLGLWWYAIFVPTVINRICRVR
- a CDS encoding FAD-binding oxidoreductase, which translates into the protein MKQQHVNSYYAATRNEVIDFSTLEESVECDVCIIGAGYTGLSSALFLTEAGYKVTVLEAAKVGYGASGRNGGQLVNSYSRDVDVIEERYGDKTAEILGSMIFEGADIIRSRIKEYDIKCDYRPGGIFAAMNKKQLNGLAEQKRSWERYGNKNLKMLDAADIRREVGSDAYVGGLLDLQGGHVHPLNLALGEAAAIVRLGGKIYEQSAAVEIKYGEPNVVRTAKGQVRAKYLLIAGNAYLPQGLDNRVTAKSMPCGSQIVVTEPLTEKQARSLITNNYCVEDCNYLLDYYRLTADNRLLYGGGVVYGAREPDDIEQLIRPKILKTFPQLKDVKIDYRWTGNFLLTMSRMPQFGRIEKNAYYMQGYSGHGVTCSHLAGKLISEMIRGDAERFDAFASLPHMPMIGGRTFSAPLTALGAVYYSLRDRFGI
- a CDS encoding aldehyde dehydrogenase; translated protein: MTTTRNDWEQRFQSLTIESRAFINGEYRPAISGDTFECLSPVDGRFLASVASTDEADANLAVEAARQSFNSGVWANKAPAERKRILIRFADLILQHQEELALLETLDMGKPISDSMSIDIPATANAIRWSAEAIDKIYDEVAATPHDQLGLVTREPSGVVAAIVPWNFPLIMASWKFAPALAAGNSFILKPSEKSPLTAIRIAQLALDAGIPKGVFNVLPGFGHTVGKALALHMDVDVLAFTGSTAIAKQLMIYAGQSNMKRVWLEAGGKSPNVVFADAPDLRAAAQAAAGAIAFNQGEVCTAGSRLLVERSIREQFIPLLVEALQAWKPGHALDPATTVGAVVDQRQLDNVLRYISIGREQGAELIAGGRRTLEETGGTYIEPTIFDGVTNAMTIAKEEIFGPVLSLITFDTVEEALQIANDSIFGLAAGVWTSNLSKAHTFARGLRAGSVWVNQYDGGDMTAPFGGFKQSGNGRDKSLHAFDKYTELKATWIKL